Genomic window (Vicia villosa cultivar HV-30 ecotype Madison, WI unplaced genomic scaffold, Vvil1.0 ctg.001248F_1_1_3, whole genome shotgun sequence):
ATGTTCAAACTTGTGTTTATcttttttttatgataaatttaTTAGATTTTCACGTGATTTCTTGTATTTTAAGTTAATAAGTGCTTATGATAAATGACTaaatttgaaacttatcaaaatattTAGTTGTTGTATAGTGCAAGCTTTGTTGAAACTCCCTGAATATATAGTTGCTTTGGTGGTATTTGTATGGAATGATCGCACTACATCCTCTAACAAGTTCAATATTTTGTTTTTCCGGATATATTGTATATTTGTTTGGAGTCCCTTTAATAAATTTATCATGAATTTTAAATTTCAGAATTCACTCTTCGCTTCTCACTCTTGTGTTTAAAGTCATTTAATAAATACATATAACCAGCGTGAACCATaacttataaaatattaaaaaatttgaacGTTTATATTcaatgaaaaaaataatgaaaatctcatgagaaaaaaattattgataaaGGAGTTTATTGAAGGGAGTAAagtatctacaatataagaaaataagatgTTCTACCAAATATAATTTTACCCTTTTGCACAACCAGACTGTCACGTGTATGCCCTGAACGTTCAGCAATTTTCATAGTTTTTTATTGCTTTATGTGTGAAACTTCCTTTTTACTTCttctatgaataaatattattttattattattcaaataatttattttctttcaatgCACACTGTCCCAAACTTTTAAACGTTATTTTTCTAATATCTCTTTCTCATCTTCAATGCACACTGTCccaaatttttttcttctattgcACCATATTTTTTCCccaccatttttattttattttttgtgaatGTTTTTATGCTCTTTTCTCATCTCCTCTCCTCTCCTTTCTTCTCACTTTCTCCTATTATtatatgttcttttctacttatttttatataatttttattctgataatttttgttttgatttttgcagaTCTTTTACAAGATACTAAGTTTCTTACCTTCAAATCTACCATTTTTATAAGAGATCTACCCGATTTTTACCTTCAGATCTATCAATCTTAAGGTGAAAGGAAACAGAGAAATATAGATCTTAAggtgaattttaattttttttacatgtttaaattttattttagtttcttttgaAGTTTTACGCATATTATGTGATTTTACACTTTTCATCTCTTTCTATAAAAAAGATTGAGTTTTTACTGTTTTTGTTCCATTAATCatgcaaaaatgaaatttttaagttatttgtttcattttattaatattttttattaattttttcagaAACAATTTTGTGCAACATCTATTTCATTattgttgagaaaataatttatgCTTTTGGAACCATGTTTTTTCATCAAACTTTCATTAGATTTcatgttttgaaatcatgttcatggtgttttttttttctgaCAGTGTTTTGgggaataaataaaaaagaagattTATTGGACAAAAGCTTTTGACTTTTAAATTTATTAGAAAATTTGGTCTGTATTTAATTTGAATAGTGTGAATTTGGTAAGCATTTAAGGAAAAATTTATTGTGGTTTGACACATGATTGATAATTATATTAGTCAATAATAatcatttatcattattattattaataaaaaatattatttatctttgtcaaaaaaaatattatttatcatttactttattgatatatatatatatatatatatatatatatatatatatatatatatatatatatatatataaaatataatataatatgtgATTTGTCACTATTTTTGTCAAAGCATCCCATCATATTTAATTGTAAGAGAGCACTACAATATAGGATTCTTGAAGTGTAAAAAATATAAAGTTTTATTTGAATTCATAAGTATTTACTCTACATTTTTGTTTAAGGACAACATATATTtgatgaaattattttatttctttttttcatgaaatgtctattttttttttttgagataattttaatgagattttaattaattttggtaaGTATATATTGGATGGAAAAATTATGTATGGtggatgaaaaataaaattgtgttACTTCATACTATAATGATAACTACTAGTTAAATCATTCTGCAAATGTTGCTGGTAGTCGATCTTCATAGTCTACTACCCTTCTGATGTAACCACTCATGCAGTTAAATCATTGGAAAACCTATCAATGTAATTAGAGATGTTTTCAATTGACAACATGCTACTTTCCTTGATTAATAAGTTTTGCAAATCCTATTAATACTCTAGCATATTAGTTAGAATGTAgactatgtattttttttatttagttaggATTGGAAGAAAGAGCGTGCACATGATAAGTTCATGAAGCTAGAAAGTCGAaaacatccaaaaatagtatgcggaaaaaatgtattattaatctaaataattttatatctaAAAATTTACTATTAGTCTACATATTTTtctaaacgatacctaaacaaaaataatatttgtatacgggaaaaaaatttattattgatctcaagatttttatatacgaaaaatgatatttatgttccaaatatttttgattaaaaaatggtatacaaaaaaaattattattatctaaatatttttatctacGAAAATTTAccattgatccagatatttttataaacgatacctaaacaaaatttaatatttatatactgaaaaaaatttattattgatctaaatatttttagataaaaaaaatgatatttatgatccaaatatttttgactaaaaaatggtATAAGAGAAAACCCATTAGAGAGAGAAGTTGATGATTTTAAAAATGTGTGCTTTACACATTCCAACTAGTATTTTTCACTTTTCAAGGAATTGCAACGGATTTTTGTCCACCCAGTTAAATCTATCAGGGTAGGAaataatttttgtataaaaaatgaaaTCTACTGCTATCACTTGTCTAAATCCTATGCATTAATTGTTaccataaaaatgtcattcttttaaaaaaaaataatatataaaaaatttaaacttttaaaataaaattaataatattttttaagttagttttagtGTTTAAAATGTGATGCAAAAGAAGATTATGTTTTACTAAACCTTTTGTACACGAGAATATgaatttattgatcaaaatattgattattaacggaacatgaaattactgatcaaaatattgattattaacgggacatgaagttactgatcaaaatatttttaaagatatacaaggacatgaagttatttatcaaactaatatttgtatatgggaacatgaagttattgatcaaaatattgattattagcGGGatatgaagttagtgatcaaaatattttttattgattatacattcaattattatttttttacaaatattaatttattaaaaaatatatatatttcaaacaaatgcgcgtcccgtaccagaacccgtgcgaacgcacgagtttgttactagttttagtTATGTGTCTCGTGATTattattgaattcacaacattgAAGGCAAACAAACTCTAAATATAAGAACCAAAAGATAGAGGAGTTGATTGAAGTATTTTTATCATGGTTATTATTTATCTCTTTTTACATGAATTTTCTTTTAGCATTTTTTTCATCAAATTAAAACTCCCATACAAACAGTATTTTTTTAGCATTTTTTATCATGGTTATTATTATAAGTTAGAACGCCAAAACTAAacttatattaatgtataatttaATTCACAATACTCGATGCAAACAAACAGTACACAGATGTTGAAAATGATCCATTATAAAAATTGATTATCTAGAATGTTTGATAAAATGTTGAAAATGATTCATTATTAAAATTGATTATCTAGAATGTTTGATAAAATGTTGAAAATGATTCATTGTTTTGTGATGGTGAGTCAACAAATTCACGCTAACAACTGAAGAATAAATTGAGTAGGCAAAGAAGGCAGAGTGCTTATAAATAGAGAGCATTATGCTGATAAGTCACACAAACCAACATACACACTAATACTATACATACTATCTTCTTCTCAAACTCCTCTTTACTATACAACTTCAtctaattaataagcattatgggGGTTTTCACATATGAGAATGACACCACTTCTACCGTTGCACCTGCTAAGTTATTCAAAGCTGTGGTTCATGATGCTGATGTCATCGTTCCTAAGGTTGTTGATTCAATCAAGACTGTTGAAATCGTTGAAGGAAATGGTGGCCCTGGAACTGTCAAGAAGATCACTTTCGTCGAAGGAGGACAAACCTTGTATGTGTTGCACAAAGTTGAAGCCATTGATGATGCAAAGTTTGAATATAATTACAGTATAGTTGGAGGTTTCGGTATATCGGACATAGTTGAGAAGATATCATTTGAGGCCAAATTGGTTGAAGGTCCAAATGGAGGATCTGTGGGGAAGGTGATTGTTAAATATCACACCAAAGGAGATGCTAAGCCCATTGAAAAGGAGGTTGAGGAAGGCAAAGCTAAGAGTGACGCCCTTTTCAAAGCTATTGAAGGTTACGTTTTGGCCAATCCTAATTACAACTGATGATGCTATCACTGTCCATGCTGCCTTTGTTGCTGTCTTCTTAATACATATTATCTTCCAATGTAATAATAAAGTGTTCGATCTCTTGTTCTCAATTCCTTTTGCGTGTCAACTGTGAGGCTTGGTATCTTTGTATCTTAGTTTATCAGTAACTTATAATACAAATGAAAGCATATCTATAATACTTTTGTTGTTAAATTTAGTAACCAAAAAAAGTTTATGATCTTTAGTTCATCATTTAAAaagtaatttatattttttatgtattggAGAATTTGTAGATACAACAAACATATACTTGTGGGTATGGAGACAAACACTTGTGACACTTAAAAGAAGTACAAATGATGTTTCTGGCAAAATAACAATGACAACTAAACAAAATGCTTcaagtaataaaaataataataattgaaaatacAAAGAAATTGATTATCGTATTTGActaaatcaatttatttctctagAGGCATTCTCACATTAATTGTTATAATGAATCCCGGTACGAGTTAAAAAAAATAGTCTTTAGAATTTCTAAACTAAACCTTATTTTATAATCATATGTTTCTTAATTTGTTCAActcttaatataaaaattatttatatttagatgCAACAAACATATATTTCTGCCGGTATGAGATAAACACACGAGACACTGACAAATCAcgtcaaataataaaaatgaaagtaAGTGAAAATATAAAGAATTTATTTAAGCAATTTCATCAAAATTATCTTCGTATGAGGAAAATGGTAATTCTCTAATTCACTGTACCTCAAAAATTGTTATAAGAGAtaagagttacaagaaaatagatTAGGTTACTGTTAAAGTGTTGTACAAGAAACCTAGAAATTGGAATAGAGTTGACGAGCTTTACCTATACCTCATGTGGGTTTTCCTTATGCAAAAACAACTCAACTAGGTAAATTTGTTTTGGATCAAACGAATGTGTGCATGAATACTCTGAAGCGCTCCCTTTTTCTACACCTCTTTTGTGCAATACCTCCTTAACGCCAATAACATCCGTCATGTTCTTGATGATATGCTGGAAAGTacgaaattatttgatttatttgttgaTAAATTGATGAGGTACACTACAAAAAATGTTCTCTGCAACGACGTGGATTACACGTCGCAACATGCAAAATCACGTGGCAAAcaaaaagtagcgacgtgagcATTTATGTCGCAGGAGCACGCGTGGCAACattgtagcgacgtggagaccacgtcagaaagtagcgacgtgactccCACGTCGCAACAGGATTACATAGGAAACATCCCACTGCACACacagcaggtgtggcaggtgtggggaagtgtgtttgttgaccaatgtagcgacgtgtttcccacatcgctacattaaatgctttttttaaaaaaaaaaatttattcacgctagatttgttttattttatatattttatatattttatataattaattaatatataataaaatataatatataataaaatatatataataaaatttatatataataaaatttatataataaaatctataaaataaaatttatataataaaatctataaaaactaatttatataataaatttatataaaataaattaatataataaacattatataataaattcaattaaataaaattaaaaatttaaaactaatattttaatgaattaaaatgtagaatattttacattaaaaaaaatttaaaacaaataaaatacaaaatgtttttaagaggcatcatccggaaaatagttatccggattaaaatcatcagccaccccgtcatcctccggctcttgaggaggagcattactgtaatttcctcctccttgcataaaccgtctcatctgctcctccatctcagcttgcttcttcataatgccctccatctgtcgcgcatgctgctcctccatatcagactgcttcttccgcatcatctcgatctgggcctcactttcgcgtctcgccaattgccttactaattcagtttgttcctgtgtcagatttggttgacgcgatccaccctctccatcctgaactctttgGAACAGATTACGGTCACCAGATCTATAGCtggacgccaaatttccagccccaaaaaagcaaccattaggccctTTATCTTTAATAACGTCACACCAAATGtagtgatcaacatccgcgttaagcggctccccctctgctggcatgaattgaggattatttttcagaaaaatggcaagtcgtctatcatattcttcctgcacaaatattcaataaaaaaaattaagttaaatatttaaatgcatatttaatgatactaaataaatatatacatattataaattaaaatatattaaaacgttgccacgttattttcacgccacaacttatgatttgccacatgattttcacgtggcaaattatcaattgccacatgaaattcacatcacaaactttgtatcaatataaaaaaaataaacaacgtaaatttcacttacaagatacatcctagtgcgctcgtcgacaacacctcccgatctccttgtccgggtcctcgaaatcagctcaggcatcaatggtcTTCTACCCAACTgcttagcctaaataatataattaaaaataattagtaaattatattatgaataaagaagtaacttaaaaattttaaaacttttaccaatcgtcgggcatgctcggcggtgctaatacttccaactgtgttgacacaaccgcccttttcagatgccctcatcttcttaaaggtttctgatttagcccggaattgtggagtcctccaatatattacaagctcctgaaaaacctcctcgcctatccagctaggacggatgccgtgaagctcataattctcccttactcgccgcagcatatcagacattcatttagagcatctggtattgaaaactttctgaacacttttttcactcaaaggatcccacacacatttctcctgcaataatgttgtatgacattaaaataaaatgttaagtaattataatgagaattttatttaaataactataactaaaacaataaattaaatgcataacctacataaataacaataccttaaacattctaaaccattcatctttatttttgacgtccccatagctcttaaaagctgatttatacatctgctgaattatatagttaacaatcctagcagcagtccgactcggcgtaaaactaaaacaaaaaatgaaaatgttagatataaatttatataaaaaatgaaaatgtatacatatattaaagtttttaaataggaaacttacttgcttccttcgggatgaatccaaaatctaccgtcaacgacatgaatctcaccgggatcatccctcccacgaagatcagctctgtctatctcatcaactgcctcatcaacctcacgggctggtacatgtgtgggatgtggggtgcgtgaacctccaacctgtgtggggcgtggactaggagatcgtccagcctgtgtcggacgtggacgggtagatcgtccagcctgtgtggggcgtggactaggagatcgtccagcctgtgtcggaggTGTACTGCTGGATCCTCCCGTATGCTGAAAGGAGGAAGTCATCTGCATGGGATATGAGAAACCAGATCCTCCAGtatgctggaaggatgaaggcatgccagtatgggcgaatggaaagctgggcgggggcacaccagtatgtgtgaatggaaagctaggtcctcccgcctgctggaaggacgagggcacactaggatgctggaaggatggcggtaccGCTGAGTATTGGAAGGATGGCGGTACCCCAGACAGAAATGTgtgggaggagagtaatgggGTAAAAGCCTGAGTACTGGCTAAAGACATAGGATCAACACTCTGAGGGCGGGAAGACACGACCATGGGAGGCGCCtcacatactactatcctcggacgttgggacttcttaccactatctttactcttaggtggcattttacctattttattattcatcaacacataaatattcatcaacacataaatattcattaacacataaatattcattaacacataaatagatatttaatagatattcattaacacataaataaatattcattaacacataaataaatattcattaacatataaatatacattcaatgtttagttattcttcatcttcgctatccacatcattctcttcatcattctcttcatcgttctcttcatcattatcttcgtcgttctcttcgtcattctcttcattgttgtcatcggattcaaactcttcatcattctcttcatccacattattttcaaccaacaatatagatgcatcaacttgatgtccctcaacaattgtatcagacaaacttgtaatgtcttcagctgcaaccacttcattaatttgatcaacatcatcaacttgataggcaacatcttctacttgatcgccattttcaatatgaccttgcggttttgtttttattgcaacacaccatcctcttttacgtgtcacaaatgaaggataaggtacataataaacttgcctaacaatatttgacattatgaaaggatcatactctttgtatttccggttcatttgaatctcaacagtaccgtatgacctgtctatttttgtgcctctacttggatcataccattcacaataaaacaagacaactttattttctgaatccatgtaatggtataccaactcgtagatatgtttaataactccataaaagtcatcttcaccaccatctgtaactccttttacaaatacaccactgtttatggttttttcccttcggtccatgcctcagtgtgaaacttatatccgttcacgaagtatgtgtgccattcatttgcgctttggatagggccttctgccaagtttctcaaatggagtatttctggagttggtggaaacacggtagacaatctttgcttgaaccataagggaaattcagcatgaatgacgccggatgttgattgtacaccggtactatgaaaataggcattcatctcattcaacaactgataaaatttctacgcttcctcattcggcaactcttccccaccaaaatcttcaggctcatcataggtcacgttcacaccaaaagcatcctcaaccatgtcaccaatcagattaaagttttcctcatattccacaggcggccgactacttgaagcatgagagttgctagtctcttgtacgttactaggcagttcttcaccgttaaacgtccaaacccaataatttgcaatgaaaccccttctatgcaaatgagctgttatttcctgtgggtcactaattattggtctacattcacatttaagacagggacacctaactcctccttcgcttcgacataattcctgagcaaacgcccaacttataaacccttcaactcctactataaaattgggtttaagtcccattcttcctggaaatgttctatcgtacatccaactacgataataccgataatattccatagtgcacatttatacaatcattgtcatttgGAGTTAGAATACTAATCAACTTAATATTCttcttagacgtatactagttaatatttactattcttaaaaCTATTATTTAgtaacaatactactaatatttttaactacacgcGTTATATTGAACATATTTaaccataaaataattttttttaactacacattttaaactacatgtattagaaatattatttaataaaaatactactgttatgtttttgttacatatatagtaataaaaataaaaaataagaaataagaaatattactattatatttggaaatatacaaacacatgcatattatgtttttataacatatatatacaaattcagttttaaatctattatatatgaataaaataaaaaataaaaataaaaaatgtttttattaaatatatgatatacatatacatattttgttttttattaaaattttttttagtataatatttctcattataataaataatatatataataaaaattaaaaatgaaaactttataatatataactattatattagttttacatatataaaatttatttaagttataaaaatatattttttaaagtgagaactttatagtatatatttatattatattcttaaaaatgaaaactttataatatatataactattatattctttttaaatttatattaatatttataataatctattttatatactgtaaaatattataatatatataataattttaataatagttttaatatatcaatatactaaaaacaactttaataattttaatgtttgtataatattaatagttttaatatataatatataataatgtttgtatagttttaataaaaatattaataaaaattatactaaaatcaattttaatatatcaatttttttaaaacacattATAACAATTTATTTCTAATAGTTTTACAATTTATACAAACACATTATAAATCTATATACAAACACATTCATATCTTAATTAATAAATCTACTAAAAATatgatatacatatacatattttgttttttattaaaaatttttttagtataatatttctcattataataaataatatatataataaaaattaaaaatgaaaactttataatatataactattatattagttttacatatataaaatttatttaagttataaaaatatattttttaaagtgagaactttatagtatatatttatattatattcttaaaaatgaaaactttataatatatataactattatattctttttaaatttatattaatatttataataatctattttatatactgtaaaatattataatatatataataattttaataatagttttaatatatcaatatactaaaaacaactttaataattttaatgtttgtataatattaatagttttaatatataatatataataatgtttgtatagttttaataaaaatattaataaaaattatactaaaaacaattttaatatatcaatttttttaaaacacattataacaattttaatatatcaatttattTCTAATAGTTTTACAATTTATACAAACACATTATAAATCTATATACAAACACATTCATATCTTAATTAATAAATCTACTAAAAATatgatatacatatacatattttgttttttattaaaattttttttagtataatatttctcattataataaataatatatataataaaaattaaaaatgaaaactttataatatataactattatat
Coding sequences:
- the LOC131634184 gene encoding ABA-responsive protein ABR18-like produces the protein MGVFTYENDTTSTVAPAKLFKAVVHDADVIVPKVVDSIKTVEIVEGNGGPGTVKKITFVEGGQTLYVLHKVEAIDDAKFEYNYSIVGGFGISDIVEKISFEAKLVEGPNGGSVGKVIVKYHTKGDAKPIEKEVEEGKAKSDALFKAIEGYVLANPNYN